One part of the Apus apus isolate bApuApu2 chromosome 11, bApuApu2.pri.cur, whole genome shotgun sequence genome encodes these proteins:
- the ACD gene encoding adrenocortical dysplasia protein homolog isoform X3 has product MTLQALQPSWQSWEETPLVNLLLPALGSVARRSLALKNAPSSEPSISQLIDAIAENQLDILKENAEQCLDLGMPQDTPVAVKDKVPVTPWEAERKKERGEDIFMVPAHALVTTPVEEVVTCEASKADTSEAAPGKSEEDRTTLGHMRVTSQVSRESCLVRITCSHIAFYPDAGSTHLLLGLRRGAAESSALSETSEGSLDNPWNQLPPISLTLNSSDEKTCQDDLSQQTKEDVAADSNTPDLLEPCSQDSAEGLPQGEPLQTSSPSLLLPHSNTSPVETSTTQVEPSSRAPSPAEGLQVSGAPQAPLPSFSPVFPVLPSSRAPALPGGMPQREQADSSGTAFPPDPLKHGPAPARTQGGDAVGAKRKLVGGDEVLTTLPEEQRPQGAPERDAGRRPELLSTWGAKKSRREETGLQRGEELEEEEQPSPASGPSSRPQQRRALPPYVKEKPSQYRYKAPSPELCRQIRSIRISKAMLKWACWILTDREVDS; this is encoded by the exons AGCCATCCATCTCTCAGCTGATTGATGCCATAGCAGAGAACCAGCTGGACATTCTGAAGGAAAACGCTGAGCAATGCTTGGATTTAGGGATGCCCCAGGACACCCCGGTGGCAGTCAAGGACAAGGTTCCTGTCACCCCGTGGGAGGCAGAGCGCAAGAAAGAG CGGGGTGAGGACATCTTCATGGTCCCAGCCCATGCCCTGGTGACCACTCCTGTGGAGGAGGTAGTTACCTGTGAAGCTTCCAAGGCAG ACACAAGTgaagcagctcctgggaagaGTGAGGAGGACAGGACCACGTTAGGCCACATGAGAGTTACGTCCCAAGTCAGCCGTGAGTCCTGTCTCGTCCGGATCACGTGCAGCCACATAGCGTTTTACCCTGATGCTGGCTCAACCCATCTTCTCCTTGGATTGAGAAGAGGAG CCGCGGAGTCGTCAGCCTTGTCGGAGACCTCGGAGGGTTCCCTGGACAACCCCTGGAACCAGCTTCCCCCGATATCCTTGACCCTGAACTCTTCAGATG agaaaacCTGCCAAGATGACCTTTCACAGCAGACTAAGGAAGATGTGGCTGCTGACAGCAACACCCCCGACTTGCTGGAACCCTGCAGCCAGGACTCAGCCGAGGGTTTGCCGCAGGGAGAGCCTCTGCAgacctcctccccttccctgctcctcccccaCAGCAACACCAGCCCGGTGGAAACCAGCACCACCCAGGTGGAGCCATCCAGCcgtgcccccagccctgctgaaggCCTGCAGGTCTCGGGGGCCCCTCAGGCCCCCCTGCCATCTTTCTCTCCGGTGTTTCCCGTCTTGCCCAGCAGCCGCGCGCCAGCCCTGCCCGGTGGGATGCCTCAGAGGGAGCAGGCAGACTCCAGTGGCACAGCTTTCCCTCCAGATCCCTTGAAGCAcggtcctgctcctgccaggacccagggaggagatgctgtgggTGCCAAGAGGAAGctggtgggaggagatgaggtGCTCACAACCCTCCCTGAGGAGCAGCGTCCCCAGGGTGCTCCTGAGAGAGACGCAGGCAGGAGGCCAGAACTCCTGAGCACGTGGGGAgcaaagaagagcagaagggaagagacagggctgcagcgtggagaggagctggaggaggaggaacaacCATCTCCAGCCAGTGGTCCCAGCTCCAGGCCACAGCAGCGCAGAGCTCTGCCGCCG TACGTGAAGGAGAAGCCAAGCCAGTACAGGTACAAGGCGCCCAGCCCCGAGCTCTGCCGCCAGATACGATCCATCAG GATCTCGAAGGCCATGCTGAAGTGGGCGTGTTGGATCCTGACGGACAGGGAGGTGGACTCCTGA